The Gemmatimonadota bacterium genome contains the following window.
CGACGAAAAAGTCGCAGTCGATATCTGGAACTGGAAAGACCCCTATCTCCAACCCATGCAACTCAAAGATGCCAAAGAGGAACGCGAACGCACATATCGCGCCGTCTTTCACCTCAACAATGGCAAAATCGTTCAACTCGCCACAGAAACCATTCCCAATATTCGTCTGGGAAGCGAGGGCAATGCCGATGTCGCGATAGGCTATTCGATTCTCCCCTATCGACAACTCATTTCGTGGGATTCGCCGGCTTATTACGACAGCTATTTGATCGACATAAAAACCGGTGAAGCAATGCGCGTACTCACCAAAATGCAGACGCGTCCCACCCTTTCACCCGAGTCCAAATACATCTACTGGTGGGATCGCATCCACAAAAACTGGTATGTTCAGCATGTCAAAAATATGATCCGCGTCAGAGTCAGCAAAAATATCCCCCATCCCATTCACAACGAATTGCACGACTGGCCGTATCCACCCAGCGCACATGGCAATGCCGGGTGGACAAAAGGCGACAAAGAATTTCTCATTTACGACCGCTACGACATCTGGCTCACCGATCCCAACGGGCGCAAAGCACCCGTCAATATCACTGAAGGAATTGGACGCGAGACCGAAACGCGCTTTCGATATGTACGCCTCGACCCCGAAGAACGGGCACGCGATCCCAAAGCCGATTTGCTCTTATCGGGTTTCAATCTCAAAACCAAAGCCATGGGCTACTATCGGGATCGCATCGAAAGCACGGACAAACCCGCTGAACTCATCGCGCGCAACAAACGGTTTTCCAACCTCCAAAAAGCCAAAGACACCGACGTATTCCTCTTCAGACAATCCTCTTTTGAAGAATATCCCGACCTGTGGACCTCTGACCTCAATTTTCAGAATGCGCGAAAAATAAGCGAAGTCAATCCGCAACAAAAAGACTACCTGTGGGGCACTGCCGAACTCGTCGAATGGGTATCACTCGACGGCAAACCCCTGCAGGGCATTCTCTACAAACCCGAAAATTTCGATCCCGCCCAGAAATATCCCATGCTGGTCTATTTCTATGAAAAAATGTCCCATCAACTACACGCCCACCGGGCGCCAAGAGCCTCTGGCGGCTCCATAAATTTCCCATTTTACGTCAGCCGCGGATATCTGATCTTTATCCCGGACATCCCCTACAAAGTCGGCTTCCCCGGAGAAAGTGCCGTCAACGCCGTTGTCTCTGGCGTGACGCACCTCATAAATCGGGGATTTGTCGCTCCCGACCGAATTGGCGTACAGGGCCACAGTTGGGGCGGCTATCAAATCGCCTATATGATCACCCGAACCAATATATTTCGGGCAGCCGAAGCCGGCGCACCCGTCTCAAATATGATCAGTGCATACGGCGGCATTCGCTGGGCTTCGGGACTGAGTCGCATGATGCAATACGAAAAAAGCCAGAGTCGCATCGGCGGTTCGCTCTGGGAAGCACCCACGCGATTTATCGAAAACTCCCCCATCTTCTGGGCAGACAAAATTCAAACGCCATT
Protein-coding sequences here:
- a CDS encoding S9 family peptidase — its product is MRLSTYLLSVLLSISPLVFAQQKKPLDHDVYDIWNRTHASNISDNGQWAFLSIGPDEKDTELRIASLTGDRSYAIPRGEAIRFTRDSRYIVTLIKAFKDSVQQAKRDKKKPEESPKDSLGIITLATGDIFKATRVKSFKLPKENGGWVAYLLEKEIAKKDSTVKKKKKAHQTEKNEEQTSKPEKQPEQKPGPEEAKKEEPKDPKKKKRKKAEGTTLVLRNLQTSAETRYNHVISYAFTESGSYLIFAAANKDSTADGIYAIRTSTGDTTAILTGAGDYKKITTDESSLHLAFIANRDSFNAEQQEYALYYWPVGSRNKAKEIARSGTKGIPPNWWVSEHANLSFSKNGKRLFFGTASRPEVEAEDDTPDDEKVAVDIWNWKDPYLQPMQLKDAKEERERTYRAVFHLNNGKIVQLATETIPNIRLGSEGNADVAIGYSILPYRQLISWDSPAYYDSYLIDIKTGEAMRVLTKMQTRPTLSPESKYIYWWDRIHKNWYVQHVKNMIRVRVSKNIPHPIHNELHDWPYPPSAHGNAGWTKGDKEFLIYDRYDIWLTDPNGRKAPVNITEGIGRETETRFRYVRLDPEERARDPKADLLLSGFNLKTKAMGYYRDRIESTDKPAELIARNKRFSNLQKAKDTDVFLFRQSSFEEYPDLWTSDLNFQNARKISEVNPQQKDYLWGTAELVEWVSLDGKPLQGILYKPENFDPAQKYPMLVYFYEKMSHQLHAHRAPRASGGSINFPFYVSRGYLIFIPDIPYKVGFPGESAVNAVVSGVTHLINRGFVAPDRIGVQGHSWGGYQIAYMITRTNIFRAAEAGAPVSNMISAYGGIRWASGLSRMMQYEKSQSRIGGSLWEAPTRFIENSPIFWADKIQTPLLILHNDDDGAVPWYQGIELFVALRRLGKPAWLVNYNGEAHGIRKHHNRKDWSIRLQQFFDHYLKDAPAPVWMSAGIPAVQKGKTLGLELEKEQP